Proteins encoded together in one Bradyrhizobium sp. PSBB068 window:
- a CDS encoding AFG1 family ATPase: protein MLSTSPSSFLEHYNALVASGAIEADPAQAAAADAFGALEERLASYKPQRKQSLLGRLFGGDKDDKPPRGLYVHGEVGRGKTMLMDLFFQQSPVEHKRRAHFHEFMAEAHERIYGYRQQIARGEIADGDVIALTAQAIFDEAWLLCFDEFHVTDIADAMILGRLFAKLFDLGTVVVATSNVAPEDLYKGGLNRALFLPFIAQISDHMDVLRLDARTDFRLEKLFGVKMWLVPADQAADAELDAAWRKMTGNAPCKSRDIAIKGRVLHVPCSSHGVARFSFAELCEKPLAASDYLRLAHDYHTILVDHIPVMDYAERNAAKRFISLIDTLYDNAVKLMASAAADPVSLYLADEGVEAMEFKRTSSRLIEMSSESYLALPHGRKDSSASGASTGLVET, encoded by the coding sequence ATGCTGTCCACCTCGCCAAGTTCCTTTCTCGAACACTACAACGCCCTGGTCGCCTCCGGCGCGATCGAGGCTGATCCGGCGCAGGCCGCCGCCGCCGATGCGTTCGGCGCGCTGGAGGAGCGGCTCGCGAGCTACAAGCCGCAGCGCAAGCAGAGCCTGCTCGGACGGCTGTTCGGCGGCGACAAGGACGACAAGCCGCCGCGCGGCCTCTATGTCCATGGCGAGGTCGGCCGCGGCAAGACCATGCTGATGGACCTGTTCTTCCAGCAGAGCCCGGTCGAGCACAAGCGCCGCGCGCATTTCCACGAATTCATGGCCGAGGCGCATGAGCGCATCTACGGCTACCGCCAGCAGATCGCGCGCGGCGAGATCGCCGACGGCGACGTGATCGCGCTCACCGCGCAGGCGATCTTCGACGAAGCCTGGCTGCTCTGCTTCGACGAATTCCACGTCACCGACATCGCCGATGCGATGATCCTCGGGCGGCTGTTCGCCAAGCTGTTCGATCTCGGCACCGTGGTGGTCGCGACCTCGAACGTCGCGCCTGAGGATCTCTACAAGGGCGGTCTCAATCGCGCGCTGTTCCTGCCGTTCATCGCGCAGATCTCCGACCACATGGACGTGCTGCGGCTCGATGCGCGCACCGACTTCCGGCTGGAGAAATTGTTCGGCGTCAAGATGTGGCTGGTGCCGGCGGATCAAGCAGCCGATGCCGAGCTCGATGCGGCCTGGCGCAAGATGACCGGCAACGCGCCGTGCAAGTCGCGCGACATCGCGATCAAGGGACGCGTGCTGCACGTCCCGTGCTCGTCGCACGGCGTCGCGCGCTTCAGCTTTGCCGAACTCTGCGAAAAGCCGCTTGCCGCGTCGGACTATCTGAGGCTCGCGCACGACTACCACACGATCCTGGTCGACCACATTCCGGTGATGGACTACGCCGAGCGCAACGCCGCCAAGCGCTTCATCTCGCTGATCGACACGCTCTATGACAACGCCGTGAAGCTGATGGCCTCGGCCGCGGCCGATCCGGTGTCGCTGTACCTTGCGGACGAAGGCGTTGAGGCGATGGAGTTCAAGCGCACGTCCTCGCGCCTGATCGAGATGAGTTCGGAGTCCTACCTGGCGCTGCCGCACGGCCGGAAGGACTCCTCGGCCAGCGGCGCGTCGACCGGCCTGGTCGAGACTTGA
- the thpR gene encoding RNA 2',3'-cyclic phosphodiesterase — protein MPRLFTGLEIPADIGQSLSSLRGGLPGARWIDPENYHVTLRFIGDIDGLWANEIATMLFRVNRKPFEVKLQGLSSFGGRKPRAVVAAVEPSRPLIELQAELERMMQRMGLDPEGRKFTPHVTLARLHDASSQDVADYLSVRGYFPSRTFLADRFVLFSSRASTGGGPYVVEDAYELCA, from the coding sequence ATGCCGCGTCTGTTCACTGGTCTGGAAATTCCGGCCGATATCGGCCAATCCCTCTCCAGCTTGCGTGGTGGCCTTCCCGGCGCACGCTGGATCGATCCCGAAAATTATCACGTCACCCTGCGCTTCATCGGCGATATCGATGGTCTCTGGGCCAACGAGATCGCGACGATGCTGTTTCGGGTGAACCGCAAACCGTTCGAGGTCAAACTGCAGGGCCTGTCGAGCTTCGGCGGACGCAAGCCGCGCGCGGTGGTTGCCGCCGTCGAGCCGAGCCGGCCGCTGATCGAACTGCAGGCCGAACTCGAGCGGATGATGCAGCGGATGGGGCTCGATCCCGAGGGCAGGAAATTCACTCCACATGTCACGCTCGCGCGTCTGCATGATGCGTCGAGCCAGGACGTCGCGGATTATCTGTCCGTGCGCGGCTACTTCCCGAGCCGCACCTTCCTGGCGGATCGCTTCGTGCTGTTCTCGTCGCGCGCGTCGACGGGGGGCGGCCCCTACGTGGTCGAGGATGCTTACGAGCTCTGCGCGTAG
- a CDS encoding arylesterase, with protein sequence MHILVLLMGLMTAASAQTQDQGKGPVRPIKMVVLGDSLSAGYGLPAQAAFPVRLQKALEAKGIKVEMTNAGVSGDTASGGRERLDWSVADGTDAVIVELGANDALRGIDPAVTRAALSDIITKLQARKIAVLLCGMLAPPNYGSEYAAKFNAIYPDLAKSFGVPLYPFFLDGVAANPKINQADGMHPTAEGVDIVVKNILPTVEAFLGALSGQRS encoded by the coding sequence GTGCACATACTCGTGTTGCTTATGGGCTTGATGACGGCGGCGAGCGCGCAGACGCAAGACCAGGGGAAAGGTCCGGTGAGACCGATCAAAATGGTGGTTCTGGGCGATTCCCTGAGCGCCGGTTACGGCCTTCCGGCCCAGGCGGCATTTCCGGTCCGACTACAAAAAGCCTTGGAAGCCAAGGGGATAAAGGTCGAGATGACCAATGCCGGGGTGTCCGGCGATACCGCCTCGGGCGGCCGCGAGCGGCTCGATTGGTCGGTGGCCGATGGAACCGATGCCGTGATCGTCGAGCTCGGCGCCAACGACGCCTTGCGCGGCATCGATCCCGCGGTGACGCGCGCCGCGCTGTCCGACATCATCACAAAGTTGCAGGCGCGCAAGATCGCGGTGCTCTTGTGCGGCATGCTGGCGCCACCGAACTATGGCAGCGAGTATGCGGCGAAGTTCAATGCGATCTATCCGGATCTGGCGAAATCCTTCGGCGTGCCGCTCTATCCGTTCTTCCTCGATGGCGTTGCGGCCAATCCGAAGATCAATCAGGCCGACGGCATGCACCCGACCGCGGAAGGTGTGGACATCGTCGTGAAGAATATCCTGCCTACGGTGGAGGCATTTCTCGGCGCATTATCAGGGCAACGCAGTTGA
- a CDS encoding ABC transporter ATP-binding protein — protein sequence MDSLIESSSLTDVEPDTIAVRNVNLSLGTGAARVHILKDISLRVAAGEAIGLIGPSGSGKSTLLMVMAGLERPDSGEVVVDGTSFNALDEDALARFRGRQVGIVFQSFHLIPTMTALENVAVPLELAGNPDAAARAAQELQSVGLGERLHHYPTQLSGGEQQRVAIARALAPDPTILVADEPTGNLDETTGKQIVDLLFTKHAERGMTLVLVTHDLALAQRCDRVVRLRSGRIDGQSAT from the coding sequence ATGGACAGTCTCATCGAATCCTCTTCACTGACCGACGTCGAGCCGGACACCATTGCCGTCAGGAACGTCAATCTCTCGCTCGGCACCGGCGCGGCACGGGTTCATATCCTCAAAGATATCAGCCTTCGTGTGGCAGCGGGTGAGGCCATCGGCCTGATCGGCCCGTCGGGCTCGGGCAAGTCGACCTTGCTGATGGTGATGGCGGGGCTCGAACGTCCTGACAGTGGAGAAGTGGTCGTCGACGGCACCTCGTTCAATGCCCTCGACGAAGATGCGCTGGCACGCTTCCGCGGCCGCCAGGTCGGCATCGTCTTCCAGTCGTTCCACCTGATCCCGACCATGACCGCGCTGGAGAACGTCGCGGTGCCGCTCGAACTCGCCGGCAATCCGGATGCCGCCGCGCGCGCTGCGCAGGAGCTGCAATCGGTCGGGCTCGGCGAACGGCTGCATCACTATCCGACGCAGCTCTCCGGCGGCGAGCAGCAGCGCGTCGCGATCGCACGCGCGCTTGCGCCCGATCCCACGATCCTGGTCGCCGACGAGCCGACCGGAAATCTCGACGAAACGACCGGCAAGCAGATCGTCGATTTGCTGTTCACCAAGCACGCCGAGCGCGGCATGACCCTGGTGCTGGTGACGCATGATCTCGCGCTCGCGCAGCGCTGCGACCGCGTGGTGCGGCTGCGCTCCGGCCGGATCGACGGACAATCAGCCACATGA
- a CDS encoding ABC transporter permease — translation MSFASEVAVQSRASSLAFRYALRELRGGLRGFYVFIACIALGVMAISGVGSVAASLGDGLSREGRTLLGGDVAFSLISREAKPDEVAYLRTRGEVSIAATLRAMARSSVGKLALVELKAVDGRYPMLGELTLEPNMPVADLLAERDGVFGAAADSTLLARLDLKLGDRVSIGSATYQIRSVVVAEPDKLAGGVGLGPRFLISEASLRATDLLQPGSLVRWIYRVKLPDGANDDRATTALIDGARAAAPEAGWEVRSRSNASPQLERTINRFTQFLTLVGLAALLVGGVGVANAVKSHIDRRRDVIASFKALGATGRDVFTIYCTQVVVLAGIGSVIGLVLGAALPFVIVGLFGKLLPLPVVPALHPDELALSFIYGQLTALAFGLWPLGRVHDVPVAALFRETVASEWHRPRWSYLALMAVVVALLIGVAIGLAYDKRIATVFVAASIAVFLLLRGIAEILMAVARRLPRSRMTMLRLAIANIHRPGALTPSVVLSLGLGLAVLVTITQIDGNLRRQFLAALPERAPSFFFIDIPSTEAGRFAAFLGQIAPGSTVEDVPMLRGRIVAARGVKADQLKPSVDSEWVLQSDRGLTYTGEIPKGSKIVEGEWWGPDYSGPPLVSMEKKIADGLGLKIGDEIVVNVLGRDVPAKIANLRNIDWQGLGINFVLVFSPNAFKGAPHSHVATLTEPHASSTQASSTDDARIIKQVADTFPMVTSVRVREALETVGSVVSNLVLAIRGASAVTLISAILVLGGALAAGHRHRVYDAVILKTLGATRVRLLGAYALEYLMIGFATAIFGVIAGSVAAWLIVTRLMTLSFIWQAGSAAAVVVAALVVTVGLGLAGTLLALNQKPASVLRNL, via the coding sequence ATGAGCTTTGCGTCCGAAGTCGCGGTGCAGAGCCGCGCGTCGTCGCTTGCCTTCCGTTACGCGCTGCGCGAGTTGCGCGGCGGCCTGCGCGGATTCTACGTCTTCATCGCCTGCATCGCGCTCGGCGTGATGGCGATATCAGGCGTCGGCTCGGTTGCCGCCAGCCTTGGCGACGGCCTGTCGCGCGAGGGCCGCACGCTGCTCGGCGGCGATGTCGCGTTCTCGCTCATTTCGCGCGAGGCCAAGCCCGACGAGGTGGCGTATCTGCGCACCCGCGGCGAGGTTTCGATTGCAGCCACGCTGCGCGCGATGGCCCGCAGCAGCGTCGGCAAACTGGCGCTGGTCGAGCTCAAGGCGGTCGACGGCAGATATCCGATGCTCGGCGAACTGACGCTCGAGCCGAACATGCCGGTCGCCGATCTGCTCGCCGAGCGCGACGGCGTTTTTGGCGCGGCGGCCGACTCGACCTTGCTGGCGCGGCTCGACCTGAAGCTCGGCGACCGCGTCAGCATCGGCAGCGCGACCTACCAGATCCGCAGCGTCGTCGTGGCCGAGCCCGACAAGCTCGCCGGCGGCGTCGGCCTCGGCCCGCGCTTCCTGATCAGCGAAGCCAGCCTGCGCGCCACCGACCTGTTGCAGCCCGGCAGCCTGGTGCGCTGGATCTACCGGGTGAAGCTGCCCGACGGCGCCAACGACGATCGCGCCACCACCGCACTGATCGACGGTGCGCGCGCCGCGGCACCGGAGGCCGGCTGGGAGGTGCGCAGCCGCAGCAACGCCTCGCCGCAGCTCGAGCGCACCATCAACCGTTTCACCCAGTTCCTGACCCTCGTTGGTCTTGCTGCGCTCTTGGTCGGTGGCGTCGGCGTCGCCAATGCGGTGAAGAGCCATATCGACCGGCGCCGCGACGTCATCGCCTCGTTCAAGGCGCTCGGCGCCACCGGGCGCGACGTCTTCACGATCTACTGCACGCAAGTGGTGGTGCTGGCGGGAATCGGCTCGGTGATCGGCCTGGTGCTCGGCGCCGCGCTACCCTTCGTCATCGTCGGCCTGTTCGGCAAGCTGCTGCCGCTGCCGGTGGTGCCTGCCCTGCATCCCGACGAACTCGCGCTCTCCTTCATCTACGGCCAGCTCACCGCGCTGGCGTTCGGGCTGTGGCCGCTCGGCCGGGTCCATGACGTGCCGGTCGCGGCGCTGTTCCGCGAGACCGTCGCCAGCGAGTGGCACCGGCCACGCTGGAGCTATCTGGCGCTGATGGCCGTGGTGGTCGCGCTCCTGATCGGCGTCGCGATCGGGCTCGCCTATGACAAGCGGATCGCCACGGTGTTCGTCGCCGCCTCGATCGCGGTGTTCCTGCTGCTGCGCGGGATCGCCGAGATCCTGATGGCGGTGGCGCGGCGGCTGCCGCGCAGCCGCATGACCATGCTGCGGCTCGCCATCGCCAACATCCACCGGCCGGGCGCGCTGACGCCGTCGGTGGTGTTGTCGCTGGGGCTCGGGCTCGCGGTGCTGGTCACCATCACCCAGATCGACGGCAATCTGCGCCGACAATTCCTGGCCGCGCTGCCGGAGCGGGCGCCGTCGTTCTTCTTCATCGACATCCCCTCCACCGAAGCGGGCCGCTTTGCCGCCTTCCTCGGCCAGATCGCACCGGGCTCAACCGTCGAGGACGTGCCGATGCTGCGCGGGCGCATCGTCGCCGCGCGCGGCGTCAAGGCCGACCAGCTCAAGCCGTCGGTCGATTCCGAGTGGGTGCTGCAGAGCGACCGCGGCCTGACCTATACCGGCGAAATTCCCAAGGGCTCGAAGATCGTCGAGGGCGAATGGTGGGGCCCGGACTACAGCGGGCCTCCGCTGGTCTCGATGGAGAAGAAGATCGCCGACGGCCTGGGCCTGAAGATCGGCGACGAGATCGTGGTCAACGTGCTCGGCCGCGACGTTCCGGCGAAGATCGCCAATCTGCGCAACATCGACTGGCAGGGCCTCGGCATCAATTTCGTGCTGGTGTTCTCGCCGAACGCCTTCAAGGGCGCGCCGCACAGCCACGTCGCGACCCTGACGGAGCCGCATGCGAGCTCGACCCAAGCGAGCTCGACCGACGACGCACGCATCATCAAGCAGGTCGCCGACACGTTCCCGATGGTCACCAGCGTCCGGGTCCGCGAGGCGCTGGAGACGGTCGGCAGCGTCGTCAGCAACCTGGTGCTGGCGATCCGCGGCGCCAGTGCCGTGACGCTGATCTCGGCGATCCTGGTGCTGGGCGGCGCGCTCGCCGCCGGGCACCGCCACCGCGTCTATGACGCCGTGATCCTCAAGACGCTCGGCGCCACCCGGGTGCGGCTGCTCGGCGCCTACGCGCTGGAGTATCTGATGATCGGTTTTGCAACCGCGATTTTTGGGGTGATCGCCGGCTCGGTCGCGGCCTGGCTGATCGTGACGCGGCTGATGACGCTGAGTTTCATCTGGCAGGCCGGCAGTGCCGCCGCGGTCGTGGTCGCCGCGCTGGTCGTCACGGTCGGCCTGGGGCTGGCCGGCACGCTGCTCGCGCTGAACCAGAAGCCCGCCTCGGTGTTGCGGAATTTGTGA
- a CDS encoding Bax inhibitor-1/YccA family protein yields MSDLDRNYASPFGRAAGRIDAAAVDAGLRAYMLRIYNYMSIGLAITGLAALGVYMGAVTTDQSAAVAKFGNAYLTQFGYAMFVSPLKWLFILAPLAMVFVISAGINRLQPATAQLLFWVFSALMGLSLSSIFLVYTHTSIVRVFFITAATFGALSLYGYTTKRDMSGMGSFLFMGLIGIIIASLVNLFLASSALQFIVSVVGVLVFAGLTAWDTQRLKNDYIYGYASQGGVMAERAAITGALSLYLNFINLFTLLLQLLGQRD; encoded by the coding sequence ATGTCGGACCTAGACCGCAATTACGCTTCTCCTTTCGGCCGGGCCGCCGGGCGCATTGACGCTGCGGCCGTCGACGCCGGTCTGCGCGCCTACATGCTGCGCATCTACAACTACATGAGCATCGGCCTCGCCATCACCGGCCTGGCCGCGCTCGGCGTCTACATGGGCGCGGTGACGACCGACCAGTCGGCCGCCGTCGCCAAATTCGGCAACGCCTATCTGACGCAGTTCGGCTACGCGATGTTCGTGAGCCCGCTGAAGTGGCTGTTCATCCTCGCTCCCTTGGCGATGGTGTTCGTCATCTCGGCCGGTATCAACCGCCTGCAGCCCGCGACCGCCCAGCTGCTGTTCTGGGTATTCTCGGCGCTGATGGGCCTGTCGCTGTCGTCGATCTTCCTGGTGTACACGCACACCTCGATCGTGCGCGTGTTCTTCATCACCGCGGCGACGTTCGGTGCGCTTAGCCTCTACGGCTACACCACCAAGCGTGACATGAGCGGCATGGGCTCGTTCCTGTTCATGGGCCTGATCGGCATCATCATCGCGAGCCTGGTCAACCTGTTCCTGGCGAGCTCGGCGCTGCAGTTCATCGTCTCGGTGGTCGGCGTGCTGGTGTTCGCGGGCCTCACCGCCTGGGACACCCAGCGGCTGAAGAACGACTACATCTACGGCTACGCCTCGCAGGGTGGCGTGATGGCGGAGCGTGCGGCAATTACGGGTGCGCTGTCGCTCTACCTGAACTTCATCAACCTGTTCACGCTGCTGCTGCAGCTGCTCGGCCAGCGCGACTAA
- a CDS encoding DUF2794 domain-containing protein — protein MSLISEDTDPSGSRAAARPAAAIPQANRVTFNRLELNRILNLYGRMVADGEWRDYAIDFLKDRAVFSVFRRASEMPIYRIEKDPRLARKQGMYSVISPTGLILRRGHELERVLLVIDRKLSLV, from the coding sequence ATGAGTTTGATCTCGGAGGACACCGATCCGAGCGGGAGTCGCGCCGCGGCGCGCCCCGCCGCAGCGATCCCCCAAGCCAACCGCGTGACATTCAATCGACTTGAACTCAACCGCATTCTCAATCTCTACGGCCGCATGGTCGCCGATGGCGAGTGGCGCGATTATGCGATCGACTTCCTGAAGGACCGCGCCGTGTTCTCGGTGTTCCGGCGGGCGTCCGAGATGCCGATCTACCGGATCGAGAAGGATCCCCGGCTGGCGCGCAAGCAGGGCATGTACAGCGTGATTTCGCCGACCGGCCTGATCCTGCGCCGTGGCCACGAACTCGAGCGGGTGCTGCTCGTCATCGATCGCAAGCTGTCGCTGGTGTAA
- a CDS encoding DUF1223 domain-containing protein, translating into MTAMMAYNSISRWSGALGICAIVAIIRPAHADPRAVVELFTSQGCSSCPPADKIIGDLAKDPNVIALSMPIDYWDYLGWKDTLADSRFSARQKAYSHMRGDRDVYTPQAVVNGSAHVIGSDRASIEDAIKSTEKGGTVMSVPVTMTLTGKQINVSVAASKSPAVSRGEVWICSISKSVPISIARGENRGHEITYHNVVRNLLKVGDWNGSSGSWTVPLENITRDGVDAAAVYVQDGNRDKPGPMLGAAFTSLH; encoded by the coding sequence ATGACAGCGATGATGGCCTATAATTCGATTTCGCGATGGTCCGGTGCGCTCGGTATCTGCGCGATCGTCGCGATCATACGCCCCGCTCACGCCGATCCGCGTGCAGTCGTCGAACTCTTCACCTCGCAGGGATGCTCGTCCTGTCCGCCCGCGGACAAGATCATCGGTGATCTCGCGAAGGACCCCAACGTCATCGCGCTGAGCATGCCGATCGACTATTGGGACTATCTCGGCTGGAAGGACACGCTGGCCGATTCGCGCTTCAGCGCGCGCCAGAAGGCCTATTCCCACATGCGCGGCGATCGCGACGTCTACACGCCGCAGGCCGTGGTCAACGGCTCCGCGCATGTGATCGGCAGCGATCGCGCCAGCATCGAGGACGCCATCAAGAGCACCGAGAAGGGCGGCACCGTGATGTCGGTGCCGGTGACGATGACGCTGACCGGCAAGCAGATCAACGTGTCGGTCGCGGCATCGAAGTCTCCCGCGGTGTCGCGCGGCGAAGTCTGGATCTGCTCGATCTCGAAGTCGGTGCCGATCTCGATCGCGCGCGGCGAGAACCGCGGCCACGAGATCACCTACCACAATGTGGTGCGCAATCTCCTGAAGGTCGGCGATTGGAACGGCTCGTCCGGCAGCTGGACGGTGCCGCTGGAGAACATCACGCGCGATGGGGTCGATGCCGCGGCGGTGTACGTCCAGGACGGCAATCGCGACAAGCCGGGACCGATGCTCGGCGCCGCATTCACCTCGCTTCACTAG
- the acnA gene encoding aconitate hydratase AcnA has protein sequence MTSLDSFKCRKTMKVGAKSYVYYSLPLAEKNGLKGISKLPYSMKVLLENLLRNEDGRTVKKEDIVAVSKWLKKRQLEHEIAFRPARVLMQDFTGVPAVVDLAAMRNAMQNLGGDAEKINPLVPVDLVIDHSVIVNFFGDNKAFAKNVTEEYKQNQERYEFLKWGQKAFSNFSVVPPGTGICHQVNLEYLAQTVWTKKEKMTVGRKTGTFEVAYPDSLVGTDSHTTMVNGLAVLGWGVGGIEAEACMLGQPLSMLLPEVVGFKLKGQLKEGVTATDLVLTVTQMLRKLGVVGKFVEFFGPGLDFLSVADKATIGNMAPEYGATCGFFPVDAATIDYLKTSGRKADRVKLVQAYAKAQGLFRTAKSADPVFTTTLTLDLADVVPSMAGPKRPEGRIALPAVSTGFATALVGEYKKPEGEQKRYAVEGRDFDLGHGDVVIAAITSCTNTSNPSVLIGAGLLARKAAAKGLKAKPWVKTSLAPGSQVVAEYLANSGLQADLDKVGFNLVGFGCTTCIGNSGPLPEDISKSINENGIVAAAVLSGNRNFEGRVSPDVQANYLASPPLVVAHALAGTVTKDLAVEPLGIGKDGKPVFLKDIWPTAKEINAFVKKYVTATIFKKKYADVFKGDTNWRKIKTTESETYRWNMSSTYVQNPPYFEGMKKQPDPVTDVVDARILAMFGDKITTDHISPAGSIKLTSPAGKFLSEHQVRPADFNQYGTRRGNHEVMMRGTFANIRIKNFMLKGADGNIPEGGLTKHWPDGEQMSIYDAAMKYQAEGVPLVVFAGAEYGNGSSRDWAAKGTRLLGVRAVICQSFERIHRSNLVGMGVLPLTFQDGTSWSSLGLKGDEKVTIRGLQGDLKPRQTLTAEIVSADGGKRDVPLLCRIDTLDELDYYRNGGILHYVLRKLAA, from the coding sequence ATGACCTCACTCGACAGCTTCAAATGCCGCAAGACCATGAAGGTCGGCGCCAAGTCCTACGTCTATTACAGCCTGCCCCTGGCAGAGAAGAACGGACTGAAGGGTATTTCGAAGCTGCCGTATTCGATGAAGGTTCTGCTCGAGAACCTGCTGCGCAACGAGGACGGCCGCACCGTCAAGAAGGAAGACATCGTTGCGGTGTCGAAGTGGCTGAAGAAGCGCCAGCTCGAGCACGAAATCGCGTTCCGCCCGGCGCGCGTTCTGATGCAGGATTTCACCGGCGTTCCGGCCGTGGTCGATCTCGCGGCGATGCGCAACGCGATGCAGAACCTCGGCGGCGATGCCGAGAAGATCAATCCGCTGGTGCCGGTCGATCTCGTCATCGACCACTCGGTCATCGTCAACTTCTTCGGTGACAACAAGGCGTTCGCGAAGAACGTCACCGAGGAATACAAGCAGAACCAGGAGCGCTACGAGTTCCTGAAGTGGGGCCAGAAGGCGTTCTCGAACTTCTCGGTCGTGCCGCCCGGCACCGGCATCTGCCATCAGGTCAATCTGGAATATCTCGCGCAGACGGTGTGGACCAAGAAGGAGAAGATGACGGTCGGCAGGAAGACCGGCACCTTCGAGGTCGCCTATCCGGACTCGCTGGTCGGCACCGACTCGCACACCACGATGGTCAACGGCCTTGCCGTGCTCGGCTGGGGCGTCGGCGGCATCGAGGCGGAAGCCTGCATGCTCGGCCAGCCGCTGTCGATGCTGCTGCCGGAAGTGGTCGGCTTCAAGCTCAAGGGCCAGCTCAAGGAGGGCGTCACCGCGACCGACCTCGTGCTGACCGTCACCCAGATGCTGCGCAAGCTCGGCGTGGTCGGCAAGTTCGTCGAGTTCTTCGGCCCGGGCCTCGATTTCCTGTCGGTCGCGGACAAGGCGACGATCGGCAACATGGCGCCCGAATACGGTGCGACCTGCGGCTTCTTCCCGGTCGATGCCGCGACCATCGATTACCTGAAGACCTCGGGCCGCAAGGCGGATCGCGTCAAGCTGGTGCAGGCCTATGCCAAGGCGCAGGGCCTGTTCCGCACCGCCAAGTCCGCTGACCCGGTGTTCACCACCACGCTGACGCTCGACCTCGCCGACGTCGTGCCGTCGATGGCCGGACCGAAGCGCCCCGAAGGCCGCATCGCGCTGCCGGCGGTGTCGACCGGCTTCGCCACCGCGCTGGTCGGCGAATACAAGAAGCCCGAGGGCGAGCAGAAGCGCTACGCGGTCGAGGGCCGCGACTTCGATCTCGGCCATGGCGACGTCGTGATCGCCGCGATCACCTCCTGCACCAACACCTCGAACCCGAGCGTGCTGATCGGCGCCGGCCTGCTGGCGCGCAAGGCGGCCGCCAAGGGCCTCAAGGCCAAGCCGTGGGTGAAGACCTCGCTCGCACCGGGCAGCCAGGTGGTCGCGGAGTATCTCGCCAATTCCGGCCTGCAGGCCGATCTGGACAAGGTCGGCTTCAACCTGGTCGGCTTCGGCTGCACCACCTGCATCGGCAATTCCGGCCCGCTGCCGGAAGATATTTCCAAGTCCATCAACGAAAACGGCATCGTCGCCGCCGCCGTGCTGTCGGGTAACCGCAACTTCGAAGGCCGCGTCTCGCCCGACGTGCAGGCGAACTACCTCGCTTCGCCGCCGCTGGTGGTCGCGCACGCGCTGGCCGGCACCGTGACCAAGGATCTCGCGGTCGAGCCGCTCGGCATCGGCAAGGACGGCAAGCCGGTGTTCCTCAAGGATATCTGGCCGACCGCCAAGGAGATCAACGCCTTCGTGAAGAAGTACGTCACCGCGACGATCTTCAAGAAGAAGTACGCCGACGTGTTCAAGGGCGACACCAACTGGCGCAAGATCAAGACCACGGAAAGCGAGACCTATCGCTGGAACATGAGCTCGACCTATGTGCAGAATCCGCCCTATTTCGAAGGCATGAAGAAGCAGCCCGACCCGGTCACCGACGTGGTCGACGCGCGCATCCTCGCGATGTTCGGCGACAAGATCACCACCGACCACATCTCGCCGGCCGGATCGATCAAGCTGACCTCGCCCGCCGGCAAGTTCCTCAGCGAGCACCAGGTGCGTCCCGCCGACTTCAACCAGTACGGCACGCGGCGCGGCAACCATGAAGTGATGATGCGCGGCACCTTCGCCAACATCCGCATCAAGAACTTCATGCTGAAGGGCGCCGACGGCAATATTCCGGAAGGCGGTCTGACCAAGCACTGGCCCGACGGCGAGCAGATGTCGATCTACGATGCCGCGATGAAGTATCAGGCGGAAGGCGTGCCGCTCGTGGTGTTCGCCGGCGCCGAATACGGCAACGGCTCGTCGCGCGACTGGGCCGCCAAGGGCACCCGCCTGCTCGGCGTGCGCGCGGTGATCTGCCAGAGCTTCGAGCGCATCCATCGCTCCAACCTGGTCGGCATGGGCGTGCTTCCGCTCACCTTCCAGGACGGCACCTCATGGTCCTCGCTCGGCCTCAAGGGTGACGAGAAGGTCACGATCCGTGGGCTGCAGGGCGATCTGAAGCCGCGCCAGACGCTGACCGCCGAGATCGTCTCCGCCGACGGCGGCAAGCGGGATGTCCCGCTGCTCTGCCGCATCGATACGCTGGATGAGCTCGACTACTATCGCAACGGCGGCATCCTGCATTACGTGCTGCGCAAACTCGCGGCCTAA